In Calothrix sp. PCC 7507, one DNA window encodes the following:
- a CDS encoding MetQ/NlpA family ABC transporter substrate-binding protein, whose amino-acid sequence MTNKSHFFSSLNINRRFFAIAFTSLVASTVFSSCSSPQNNSASNNAPAPSATTAANTVATGAKEKIKVGVSPVPAGDILKFVKDNLAPQAGLDIEIVTFNDFVQNNTALKDGVIDANYFQHIPFMEDYGKKNNFEMYAFTPQIHLNPVGLFSKKHKSLKDLPNKALVTIPDDASNAHRALKVLEASGLVKLKPNVRPASPKDITENPKNLQIKEIPGAQAIPSLPDVDLAGVTGNWIVQAGLKTDKDALALESGKDPIYAVTLTTLKGKETDPKIVKLHQLLRDDKVKQFIKDKYQGAVLPIP is encoded by the coding sequence ATGACTAATAAATCTCACTTCTTTTCATCTCTCAATATTAACCGTCGCTTTTTTGCGATCGCGTTTACATCCTTAGTGGCATCTACAGTATTTTCTAGCTGTAGTTCACCGCAAAATAATTCTGCTTCTAATAATGCACCCGCACCATCCGCTACAACAGCAGCAAACACAGTCGCAACTGGCGCAAAAGAGAAAATCAAAGTTGGGGTTTCACCCGTACCCGCCGGAGATATTTTGAAATTTGTCAAGGATAATCTAGCACCCCAGGCAGGGTTAGATATCGAAATTGTCACCTTCAACGATTTTGTCCAAAATAACACTGCTTTGAAAGATGGCGTAATCGATGCCAATTATTTTCAGCATATCCCCTTTATGGAAGACTATGGCAAGAAAAACAACTTTGAAATGTATGCATTTACTCCCCAAATTCATTTGAATCCTGTAGGGCTTTTTTCTAAAAAACATAAGTCTCTTAAAGATTTGCCAAATAAAGCCCTGGTCACGATTCCTGATGATGCCAGCAATGCCCATCGCGCTCTGAAAGTTTTAGAAGCATCAGGGTTAGTCAAACTTAAGCCAAATGTCCGCCCCGCAAGTCCTAAAGACATTACTGAAAATCCCAAAAACTTGCAAATCAAAGAGATACCGGGGGCACAAGCAATTCCCTCTCTTCCTGATGTAGATCTAGCAGGAGTTACAGGTAATTGGATTGTGCAAGCTGGATTAAAAACAGATAAGGATGCTTTAGCATTAGAGTCAGGTAAAGACCCAATTTATGCTGTTACTCTCACCACATTAAAAGGGAAAGAAACTGATCCAAAAATTGTGAAATTGCATCAGTTATTGCGTGACGATAAAGTCAAGCAGTTTATTAAAGATAAATATCAAGGTGCAGTACTTCCGATCCCTTAA
- a CDS encoding methionine ABC transporter ATP-binding protein: MITFTDVRKIYSQGTQKVVALDGVSLEVKVGEIFGVLGQSGAGKSTLIRCVNQLEKPTSGYVTVNGQEITKLSGLQLRQSRQHIGMIFQHFNLLSSRTVAENIAFPLEVIGYSKLQRRAKVAELISLVGLTGKANAYPAQLSGGQKQRVGIARALAGEPKVLLSDEATSALDPQTTRSILELLRDLNKRMGLTILLITHEMGVVKQICDSVAILNAGKIVERGRVSDLIAQPESLLAQEVFPRRNGYVPRPGGVLATIAFAGEQASQPIFATLARRFDVDINILSGSVENVGNQRVGQFHIELEGTQINQALKYLYESEFAVEVH, encoded by the coding sequence ATGATTACTTTTACTGATGTCCGCAAAATTTATAGCCAAGGAACTCAAAAAGTTGTAGCCTTGGATGGCGTTAGCCTTGAAGTTAAAGTTGGGGAAATTTTTGGTGTTTTAGGACAAAGTGGCGCAGGTAAAAGCACCTTAATTCGCTGTGTGAATCAGTTAGAAAAACCCACATCTGGTTATGTTACAGTCAATGGACAAGAAATCACAAAACTCTCTGGTCTGCAGTTGCGTCAAAGCCGACAACATATAGGCATGATTTTCCAGCACTTCAACTTGCTAAGTTCTCGAACTGTTGCAGAAAACATTGCTTTTCCTTTAGAAGTTATTGGTTATAGCAAACTCCAGCGACGGGCAAAAGTTGCAGAATTAATCTCACTCGTCGGCTTGACAGGTAAAGCAAACGCTTATCCAGCACAACTTTCAGGTGGACAGAAACAACGGGTGGGTATTGCTAGGGCTTTAGCTGGAGAGCCAAAGGTGTTACTTTCTGATGAAGCTACTTCAGCGCTCGATCCTCAAACCACGCGATCGATTTTAGAATTACTGCGCGACCTCAACAAGCGCATGGGTTTGACAATTTTATTGATCACCCATGAGATGGGGGTAGTCAAGCAAATTTGTGACAGTGTGGCAATACTTAATGCTGGGAAAATTGTAGAACGAGGGCGAGTTAGTGATTTAATTGCCCAGCCGGAATCATTGCTTGCACAGGAGGTTTTTCCCCGTCGCAATGGTTATGTACCACGTCCCGGTGGAGTATTAGCCACGATCGCCTTTGCTGGAGAACAAGCAAGTCAGCCCATTTTTGCTACCTTAGCACGTCGTTTTGATGTCGATATCAATATCCTCAGTGGTAGTGTAGAAAACGTCGGTAATCAACGTGTCGGACAGTTTCACATTGAATTAGAAGGAACACAAATAAACCAAGCCTTGAAATATTTATATGAGTCAGAGTTTGCAGTGGAGGTGCATTAA
- a CDS encoding LLM class flavin-dependent oxidoreductase, translated as MSGSKQLKLGAFMRPVSIHTGAWRYPGALPDANFNFPALKQFIQKLEQGKFDAFFMADHLALLNMPINALKRSHTVTSFEPFTLLSALASVTENIGLVATASTTYDAPFHIARRFASLDHISGGRAGWNIVTTANPDAALNFGLEEEVEHDERYARAREFYDVVTGLWDSFADDAFIRDVESGIYFDPEKIHVLAHKGKHLSVRGPLNIARPVQGWPVIVQAGASDAGRQLAAETAEVVFAPAGNLEAGKALFADIKGRSRIIGRDPESIKILPGALVIVGETVEEAIAKRAHLDSLVHYDSGIASLNGALGYDVSGFDPDGFLPEIPETNAGKSGRERVIALAQRENLTIRQLAQRIGSYGGLAFVGTPQTIADDMEQWLIEEGSDGFNIMFPFLPAGLNDFIDKVIPELQRRGIFRKEYEGKTLRENLGLARPANRFFQTTLV; from the coding sequence ATGAGCGGATCAAAGCAATTAAAATTGGGCGCGTTCATGCGCCCGGTGAGCATACATACAGGCGCTTGGCGCTATCCTGGAGCTTTGCCTGATGCCAATTTTAACTTTCCAGCACTAAAACAATTCATCCAGAAATTAGAGCAGGGCAAATTCGACGCCTTCTTTATGGCTGATCACTTAGCGTTGCTGAATATGCCCATCAACGCCCTAAAGCGCAGCCACACCGTCACTTCCTTCGAGCCTTTCACCCTGCTTTCTGCCCTCGCTAGCGTCACCGAAAACATCGGACTGGTAGCCACCGCTTCTACAACCTATGACGCACCTTTCCACATCGCTCGTCGCTTTGCGTCTCTTGACCATATTAGCGGTGGTCGCGCTGGGTGGAACATTGTCACCACAGCCAATCCAGATGCAGCCCTCAACTTTGGCTTAGAAGAAGAAGTAGAGCATGACGAACGCTACGCACGGGCTAGGGAATTCTATGATGTCGTTACGGGTCTTTGGGATTCCTTCGCTGATGATGCATTTATCCGGGATGTGGAATCAGGAATTTATTTCGATCCCGAAAAAATTCACGTTCTGGCACATAAAGGAAAACATCTCTCGGTGCGGGGGCCATTGAACATCGCCAGACCTGTCCAGGGTTGGCCTGTGATTGTCCAAGCGGGGGCCTCTGATGCAGGACGGCAATTAGCTGCTGAAACCGCTGAGGTTGTGTTTGCACCTGCTGGTAATCTGGAAGCAGGCAAGGCTTTATTTGCAGACATTAAAGGGCGATCGCGGATAATTGGACGTGACCCAGAAAGCATCAAAATTCTTCCAGGTGCTTTGGTAATTGTGGGCGAAACTGTGGAAGAGGCGATCGCCAAGCGTGCCCATTTGGACAGCCTAGTACACTATGACAGTGGGATTGCCAGCTTGAATGGCGCCCTTGGCTACGACGTTTCAGGCTTCGATCCGGATGGTTTTTTGCCGGAAATCCCTGAGACTAACGCCGGCAAAAGCGGGCGAGAACGAGTGATAGCGTTGGCGCAACGAGAGAACCTGACCATCCGACAACTAGCGCAACGTATCGGCAGTTACGGCGGGCTGGCGTTTGTCGGTACACCTCAAACCATTGCTGATGACATGGAACAATGGCTGATTGAGGAAGGGTCTGACGGCTTCAACATCATGTTCCCTTTTCTGCCTGCAGGGTTGAACGATTTCATAGACAAGGTAATCCCAGAACTCCAACGGCGTGGCATCTTCCGCAAAGAGTATGAAGGCAAAACCCTGCGGGAAAATCTGGGATTAGCCCGCCCCGCTAACCGTTTCTTCCAGACCACTCTGGTGTAA